The following coding sequences lie in one Candidatus Nitrospira allomarina genomic window:
- a CDS encoding YciI family protein — protein sequence MKFVILGKDGPEGAQKRPLYREAHLKRLEAWAQQGKVILAGPLTDKIGSLIVVEAESLEEVQAFANNDPYALHGVFQEVTIHPFLQVFPKANLSL from the coding sequence ATGAAGTTCGTAATTTTAGGCAAAGATGGTCCTGAAGGCGCGCAAAAACGCCCCCTCTATCGAGAAGCCCACCTCAAACGGCTTGAGGCGTGGGCGCAACAAGGCAAAGTTATTTTGGCTGGGCCTCTGACCGATAAAATTGGGAGCTTAATCGTGGTTGAAGCAGAATCACTCGAAGAAGTTCAAGCATTTGCCAACAATGATCCCTATGCCCTTCATGGGGTTTTTCAGGAAGTCACCATCCACCCGTTTTTACAGGTGTTTCCCAAAGCGAATCTTTCACTGTAA
- a CDS encoding PGPGW domain-containing protein, with protein MIDQLIQFAESWVPREIWVGMITLSLIAFVGTLIAIPALLIRLPPDYFDNHGHRKWFANHHPIIRAIGLMLKNGLGLIFLVAGIAMLVLPGQGILTMVLGILFLDFPGKHRVEQKLIRQPQILNAINAMREKAGKLPFVFHENSPT; from the coding sequence ATGATTGATCAATTGATTCAGTTTGCCGAGTCTTGGGTCCCCAGGGAAATCTGGGTCGGCATGATCACTCTTTCCCTGATTGCGTTTGTCGGAACCCTTATTGCGATCCCTGCTCTGTTAATTCGCCTGCCACCTGATTACTTCGACAATCACGGCCACCGCAAGTGGTTTGCCAATCATCATCCAATTATTCGCGCCATTGGGTTGATGTTAAAAAACGGCCTGGGACTCATTTTTCTGGTAGCCGGAATTGCCATGCTGGTTTTACCAGGACAAGGTATCCTCACAATGGTTCTGGGTATCTTGTTTCTGGATTTTCCGGGAAAACACCGTGTCGAACAAAAACTCATTCGGCAACCCCAGATTCTTAACGCCATCAACGCCATGCGAGAAAAAGCAGGAAAACTGCCGTTTGTGTTTCATGAAAACTCCCCGACCTAA
- a CDS encoding alginate export family protein: MRTFYRSFTRLTAAALIVAMSAAPGLAAKTTPATDKNTNVPAVPRAIPDLVPYGQFDPPKGVFDPSKLTISGDMRVRPEFRTNGSFGKNTNGTPFSSGQGDNAFFTQQLIRLGFNYDLSPDVVFFLQPQVSNNFGAMPNPQNVGGAGNPNSTSADLFLRQGFMLVRNFLMPNLTLKAGRQLMVWGNHRIFGHFDWNNVGFAFDGVTMRYNHATVPVELGWLRVAEGNCVQNAGGCSNGKASQGDGDILFLRLPMKFGSVAIEPAYIYEDGGSTTGAGSPAFGTGGQQSNQERSTVGGRVAFKQGMFDLTGEGYWQFGEIGPVGGASETRINALAGHLDGGVTLPVPMQPRIGAEINYATGSSNKDGGHTFSQLFPTNHIHFGYMDLMSWQNMLTYGGNLQLRPTPESHFEIAGHIMRLANKRDNWYTASQATFFSTPAGNKEKSLGGEIDVVYTLFFQNNKVGWQVGYGHFFTGDYLKKNGFGTADQNWGYTQLWINF; the protein is encoded by the coding sequence ATGAGGACTTTTTATCGATCCTTTACCAGGTTGACAGCAGCGGCTTTGATTGTCGCCATGTCTGCAGCACCAGGGTTGGCCGCCAAGACCACTCCGGCGACCGACAAAAACACCAACGTGCCGGCGGTGCCACGGGCCATTCCCGATTTGGTGCCCTATGGCCAGTTTGATCCACCCAAAGGGGTGTTTGATCCCAGCAAGCTCACGATTTCCGGCGACATGCGTGTTCGGCCTGAGTTCCGGACGAATGGATCATTTGGTAAGAATACAAATGGAACCCCGTTCTCGAGTGGACAGGGTGACAATGCCTTCTTTACCCAACAGTTGATCCGGTTAGGGTTTAACTACGACCTTTCCCCCGATGTGGTGTTTTTCCTCCAACCTCAGGTGTCCAATAACTTTGGTGCAATGCCGAACCCACAAAATGTTGGTGGGGCAGGCAACCCTAATTCTACCTCGGCCGACCTGTTTCTTCGCCAAGGGTTCATGTTGGTCAGAAATTTCTTAATGCCCAATTTGACATTGAAAGCTGGTCGACAACTCATGGTATGGGGAAATCACCGCATCTTCGGTCACTTTGACTGGAACAACGTCGGGTTCGCCTTCGATGGTGTGACGATGCGATACAACCATGCTACCGTGCCGGTGGAATTGGGCTGGTTGCGGGTGGCGGAAGGCAATTGTGTGCAAAATGCAGGCGGATGTTCAAACGGGAAGGCCAGTCAGGGTGACGGCGACATTCTGTTCTTACGTCTGCCGATGAAGTTCGGGTCTGTCGCAATCGAACCCGCCTATATCTATGAAGACGGTGGTTCAACCACGGGAGCCGGTTCACCGGCCTTCGGTACCGGTGGACAGCAATCTAATCAGGAACGAAGCACCGTCGGTGGCCGTGTGGCGTTCAAGCAGGGAATGTTTGATCTTACGGGAGAAGGCTATTGGCAATTTGGCGAAATTGGACCTGTCGGCGGAGCGAGTGAAACTCGCATCAATGCGTTGGCCGGACATTTGGACGGTGGTGTGACCTTGCCGGTTCCCATGCAGCCCCGTATCGGTGCGGAAATCAACTACGCCACCGGTAGCAGCAATAAGGATGGTGGCCATACCTTCAGCCAATTGTTTCCGACGAACCACATTCATTTCGGGTACATGGACTTGATGTCCTGGCAAAATATGTTGACTTATGGTGGAAACTTGCAACTGCGTCCGACGCCGGAAAGCCATTTCGAAATTGCCGGGCATATCATGCGGTTGGCGAACAAGAGGGACAACTGGTACACGGCTTCTCAGGCCACCTTCTTTAGCACTCCTGCAGGAAATAAAGAAAAGTCCCTTGGTGGTGAAATTGACGTGGTGTACACCTTGTTCTTCCAAAATAATAAGGTGGGATGGCAAGTGGGTTACGGCCACTTCTTCACCGGGGATTATTTGAAGAAGAACGGGTTTGGTACGGCTGATCAGAACTGGGGCTACACCCAGCTCTGGATCAACTTCTAA
- a CDS encoding DUF2203 domain-containing protein, which translates to MSDSGFPFSSERIFTLSEANGLIPELEQFWDNIKAGRQILMDTREEVKKASAQASSGGGTVMGVQYIKGLQDINGSLHAIQELGVVIKDVEIGLCDFPFLLDDRLVFLCWKSGEKQVRWWHDIDSGYANRQPLEDPNP; encoded by the coding sequence ATGTCTGATTCAGGTTTTCCCTTTTCCAGTGAACGGATTTTCACCCTCTCCGAAGCCAACGGATTAATTCCCGAGCTGGAACAATTTTGGGACAATATTAAGGCAGGACGCCAAATACTTATGGACACGAGGGAAGAAGTCAAAAAAGCCAGCGCCCAGGCATCCTCTGGAGGAGGAACGGTCATGGGCGTCCAATATATCAAAGGGTTACAAGACATCAATGGCAGCCTGCATGCCATTCAGGAACTCGGGGTGGTGATCAAAGATGTCGAAATTGGATTATGTGATTTCCCCTTTTTGCTTGATGACCGCCTGGTATTTTTATGTTGGAAATCCGGAGAAAAACAGGTTCGCTGGTGGCACGATATTGACAGCGGGTATGCGAACAGACAACCTTTAGAAGACCCGAATCCCTAG
- a CDS encoding YajQ family cyclic di-GMP-binding protein: MADNYSFDVISRIDMQEMKNVVDQTEKEVGQRFDFKGSKTELTLKEKDKQLVVISDDDYKLNAVLDILKSKCVKRNVSLKGLTYGKVEEALGGTVRQTITIQSGLPEDKAKAITKSIKEAKFKAQGQIQGEQVRVQSKSKDELQAVMKHLKEQDFGLDLQFENYR, from the coding sequence ATGGCGGACAATTATTCCTTCGACGTCATTTCTCGCATCGACATGCAGGAAATGAAAAATGTGGTGGATCAAACAGAAAAAGAAGTCGGACAACGTTTTGATTTCAAAGGATCCAAAACCGAATTGACGTTAAAAGAAAAGGACAAACAATTAGTGGTGATTTCGGATGATGACTACAAACTCAACGCGGTCCTGGATATCCTCAAGTCCAAATGCGTCAAACGCAATGTGTCGTTGAAAGGCCTGACGTATGGGAAAGTGGAAGAAGCCTTAGGCGGAACCGTACGCCAAACCATTACCATTCAGAGCGGGCTTCCCGAAGACAAGGCTAAAGCCATTACGAAATCGATTAAAGAGGCCAAATTTAAGGCCCAGGGTCAAATTCAAGGGGAACAAGTCAGGGTGCAGAGCAAAAGCAAAGACGAACTGCAAGCCGTCATGAAACATCTCAAAGAACAGGACTTCGGACTCGATCTGCAATTTGAAAACTATCGGTAA
- a CDS encoding carbon starvation CstA family protein, with protein sequence MSVWNKIGWLGLAGLCAVAFGHVVGLVNPHEKVNGLWLVVAASCFYVLAYRFYGRFLAQRVMNLDDRRRTPAHRLEDGTNFYPANKYILFGHHFAAIAGAGPLLGPVLAAQFGFLPGFLWIVIGAVLAGAVQDFIILVASMRRNGRSLPEIAHAELGPITGMATAIAVLFIVVVALAGLGLAVVNALYHNAWGTFTIVMTIPIALLMGLYLQKFRQGQVGEMTLIGLGLLIVAILVGRTVAQSEWAEWFLWDRTTLTWSLAAYGFLASVLPVWMLLVPRDYLSTFMKLGVIALLAVGVIVLAPTIEMPRTTIFTAGNGPIIPGTLFPFLFITIACGAISGFHSLVSSGTTPKLISRESQAIVGYGAMLLESFVGVVALIAACLLVPGDYFAINTSLSADTLQTMGFPTAHITELSTLVEVDVSGRPGGAVSLAVGMASIFSSLPGMSGLMAYWYQFALLFEALFILTTIDAGTRVARYLVQELGGRFYTPLKQINWWPGVLGASLFVVGAWGYLIGTGSIATIWPMFGAANQLLGMLALCIATTVLIKMNKTSYLWVTVIPMVFVGVITLAGCYELLVIFINRALSTDGSQSLTMAINASLVGLVAILALIVLTDSARKWYGYLIHKHPLNSTEVIEGEGIQLPAGRCC encoded by the coding sequence ATGTCTGTATGGAACAAGATCGGATGGCTGGGACTCGCCGGACTCTGTGCCGTGGCCTTCGGCCATGTCGTAGGCCTAGTCAATCCTCATGAAAAAGTGAACGGACTCTGGCTCGTGGTCGCCGCCTCCTGCTTCTACGTGTTGGCCTACCGGTTCTATGGCCGATTTTTGGCACAGCGAGTCATGAACCTTGACGATCGACGTCGCACTCCCGCCCACCGGCTGGAGGACGGCACCAATTTCTATCCCGCCAACAAATACATTCTCTTCGGCCATCATTTTGCGGCTATCGCCGGGGCGGGCCCATTACTCGGTCCCGTCTTGGCGGCACAATTTGGTTTCCTCCCTGGGTTTTTATGGATTGTCATCGGCGCGGTTCTGGCGGGTGCCGTGCAGGATTTTATTATCCTTGTGGCCTCCATGAGGCGAAATGGCCGTTCGCTTCCGGAGATCGCCCATGCTGAATTAGGTCCCATCACCGGGATGGCCACGGCGATTGCCGTGCTCTTTATCGTGGTCGTCGCGCTAGCCGGATTAGGCTTGGCGGTTGTCAATGCGCTTTATCACAATGCCTGGGGCACTTTTACCATCGTCATGACCATTCCCATCGCCCTGCTCATGGGACTCTACCTTCAAAAATTTCGTCAGGGACAAGTCGGGGAAATGACGCTGATCGGGTTAGGACTCTTGATAGTGGCCATTCTCGTCGGCCGAACCGTGGCACAATCAGAATGGGCTGAATGGTTCTTATGGGACCGCACCACGCTCACATGGAGCCTTGCGGCATATGGATTTCTTGCCTCAGTTCTCCCCGTCTGGATGTTATTAGTGCCACGGGATTATCTCTCAACATTTATGAAATTGGGTGTAATCGCTCTTCTGGCCGTCGGGGTCATAGTGCTCGCGCCCACCATTGAAATGCCTCGCACCACCATATTTACAGCGGGCAATGGACCGATCATCCCAGGAACATTGTTTCCGTTTCTCTTTATCACTATTGCCTGTGGGGCTATTTCCGGCTTTCATTCCCTGGTCTCATCAGGAACGACGCCCAAGCTGATTAGTCGGGAATCTCAGGCCATCGTCGGCTACGGTGCCATGCTTTTGGAAAGCTTCGTGGGAGTCGTAGCGCTCATCGCCGCCTGCCTTCTCGTTCCCGGCGATTATTTTGCCATCAACACCAGCCTGTCCGCAGACACCCTGCAAACTATGGGATTTCCAACCGCTCACATTACGGAACTCTCCACGCTTGTTGAGGTCGATGTATCGGGCCGTCCGGGAGGTGCGGTATCCCTGGCCGTTGGCATGGCCTCGATTTTTTCAAGCTTGCCGGGGATGTCCGGGCTCATGGCCTACTGGTATCAATTCGCGCTCTTGTTCGAAGCCCTGTTCATTTTGACCACCATTGATGCCGGGACACGGGTCGCCCGGTATCTGGTTCAGGAATTAGGGGGGCGATTCTACACCCCGCTCAAACAGATCAATTGGTGGCCCGGGGTATTGGGCGCCAGTCTGTTCGTCGTTGGAGCGTGGGGATATCTCATTGGCACCGGATCTATTGCGACCATCTGGCCCATGTTTGGGGCAGCCAATCAATTACTCGGCATGCTCGCGCTCTGTATTGCCACGACCGTGCTCATTAAGATGAACAAAACCTCTTATCTGTGGGTGACGGTGATCCCGATGGTGTTTGTTGGCGTGATCACGCTGGCCGGATGCTATGAACTCCTGGTGATCTTTATCAATCGGGCGCTCTCAACAGACGGATCGCAAAGCCTGACCATGGCCATCAATGCCTCCCTCGTGGGCCTGGTGGCCATACTCGCACTCATTGTCCTCACAGACAGCGCCAGAAAATGGTACGGGTATCTTATACACAAACACCCACTGAACAGCACCGAAGTGATCGAAGGCGAAGGCATTCAACTTCCCGCAGGACGGTGCTGCTAA
- a CDS encoding DUF3047 domain-containing protein, giving the protein MKVWEGIGQVQVVQEDHRKVLRLETEQGCISLFRSLTVNLEANPIVSWEWSVLTLPSAAASGQSSRDNLGAALYLVFSSREAPSRKTILGYIWDNARPVGTIFVRPKDPSVHYVVVRSGPSQLGKWFTEERNVLADYRSIFGEEPSILEGMSLVVDSDQPGSKTASLFGPIAFHSEFTLARKIQDQGDEQSQGTSKDKLLGALLMYLGLQHSGRN; this is encoded by the coding sequence ATGAAAGTGTGGGAAGGGATCGGACAGGTTCAGGTGGTGCAGGAAGATCATCGAAAAGTCTTGCGTCTTGAAACCGAGCAGGGATGTATTAGTCTGTTCCGGTCGCTGACGGTAAATCTTGAAGCAAATCCTATCGTTTCCTGGGAATGGAGCGTGCTCACGTTGCCTTCCGCCGCAGCGAGTGGCCAATCTTCACGAGACAATCTCGGGGCCGCCTTGTACTTAGTATTTTCATCCAGGGAGGCGCCAAGCAGGAAAACCATTCTCGGATATATTTGGGACAATGCTCGTCCGGTCGGGACAATCTTTGTGCGGCCCAAGGATCCGTCAGTTCATTATGTGGTCGTGCGCAGCGGGCCTTCCCAGCTAGGAAAGTGGTTCACAGAAGAGCGGAATGTGCTTGCCGATTATCGCAGTATCTTTGGTGAGGAACCCTCAATTTTAGAGGGCATGTCCTTAGTGGTGGATTCGGATCAGCCAGGGTCGAAAACTGCCAGTCTATTCGGCCCAATCGCCTTTCATTCCGAGTTCACGTTAGCCAGGAAGATACAGGATCAGGGGGATGAGCAGTCTCAGGGGACTTCAAAAGATAAACTGCTTGGGGCTCTTCTGATGTATTTGGGATTACAGCACTCAGGGAGGAACTAA
- a CDS encoding alginate export family protein — protein sequence MRTFYRSFTRLTAAALIVAMSAAPGLAAKTTPATDKNTNVPAVPRAIPDLVPYGQFDPPKGVFDPSKLTISGDMRVRPEFRTNGNFETINGGGKNAFFTQQLIRLGFNYDLSPDVVFFLQPQVSNNFGAMPNPQNVGGAGNPNSTSADLFLRQGFMLVRNFLMPNLTLKAGRQLMVWGNHRIFGHFDWNNVGFAFDGVTMRYNHATVPVELGWLRVAEGNCVQNAGGCSNGKASQGDGDILFLRLPMKFGSVAIEPAYIYEDGGSTTGAGSPAFGTGGQQSNQERSTVGGRVAFKQGMFDLTGEGYWQFGEIGPVGGASETRINALAGHLDGGVTLPVPMQPRIGAEINYATGSSNKDGGHTFSQLFPTNHIHFGYMDLMSWQNMLTYGGNLQLRPTPESHFEIAGHIMRLANKRDNWYTASQATFFSTPAGNKEKSLGGEIDVVYTLFFQNNKVGWQVGYGHFFTGDYLKKNGFGTADQNWGYTQLWINF from the coding sequence ATGAGGACTTTTTATCGATCCTTTACCAGGTTGACAGCAGCGGCTTTGATTGTCGCCATGTCTGCAGCACCAGGGTTGGCCGCCAAGACCACTCCGGCGACCGACAAAAACACCAACGTGCCGGCGGTGCCACGGGCCATTCCCGATTTGGTGCCCTATGGCCAGTTTGATCCACCCAAAGGGGTGTTTGATCCCAGCAAGCTCACGATTTCCGGCGACATGCGTGTTCGGCCTGAGTTCCGGACGAATGGAAATTTTGAAACTATCAATGGTGGTGGAAAAAATGCCTTCTTTACCCAACAGTTGATCCGGTTAGGGTTTAACTACGACCTTTCCCCCGATGTGGTGTTTTTCCTCCAACCTCAGGTGTCCAATAACTTTGGTGCAATGCCGAACCCACAAAATGTTGGTGGGGCAGGCAACCCTAATTCTACCTCGGCCGACCTGTTTCTTCGCCAAGGGTTCATGTTGGTCAGAAATTTCTTAATGCCCAATTTGACATTGAAAGCTGGTCGACAACTCATGGTATGGGGAAATCACCGCATCTTCGGTCACTTTGACTGGAACAACGTCGGGTTCGCCTTCGATGGTGTGACGATGCGATACAACCATGCTACCGTGCCGGTGGAATTGGGCTGGTTGCGGGTGGCGGAAGGCAATTGTGTGCAAAATGCAGGCGGATGTTCAAACGGGAAGGCCAGTCAGGGTGACGGCGACATTCTGTTCTTACGTCTGCCGATGAAGTTCGGGTCTGTCGCAATCGAACCCGCCTATATCTATGAAGACGGTGGTTCAACCACGGGAGCCGGTTCACCGGCCTTCGGTACCGGTGGACAGCAATCTAATCAGGAACGAAGCACCGTCGGTGGCCGTGTGGCGTTCAAGCAGGGAATGTTTGATCTTACGGGAGAAGGCTATTGGCAATTTGGCGAAATTGGACCTGTCGGCGGAGCGAGTGAAACTCGCATCAATGCGTTGGCCGGACATTTGGACGGTGGTGTGACCTTGCCGGTTCCCATGCAGCCCCGTATCGGTGCGGAAATCAACTACGCCACCGGTAGCAGCAATAAGGATGGTGGCCATACCTTCAGCCAATTGTTTCCGACGAACCACATTCATTTCGGGTACATGGACTTGATGTCCTGGCAAAATATGTTGACTTATGGTGGAAACTTGCAACTGCGTCCGACGCCGGAAAGCCATTTCGAAATTGCCGGGCATATCATGCGGTTGGCGAACAAGAGGGACAACTGGTACACGGCTTCTCAGGCCACCTTCTTTAGCACTCCTGCAGGAAATAAAGAAAAGTCCCTTGGTGGTGAAATTGACGTGGTGTACACCTTGTTCTTCCAAAATAATAAGGTGGGATGGCAAGTGGGTTACGGCCACTTCTTCACCGGGGATTATTTGAAGAAGAACGGGTTTGGTACGGCTGATCAGAACTGGGGCTACACCCAGCTCTGGATCAACTTCTAA
- a CDS encoding EVE domain-containing protein — protein MVQYWLFKSEPTTFSIDDLVHSPRKTTCWEGVRNYQARNFLKSMNVGDLGFFYHSNTDPPAIVGIVKVVKAAYPDSFAFDSRSRYFDPRSAPDSPRWFLVDVQFVKKFPQALQLEQLRAVKGLEKMELLRKGSRLSIQPVRPDEWQRVLDCVQNNNNHSPTPK, from the coding sequence ATGGTACAGTATTGGTTGTTCAAATCAGAGCCGACAACATTTTCCATTGATGATCTGGTTCACTCTCCCCGTAAGACCACATGTTGGGAAGGCGTACGTAATTACCAGGCTAGGAATTTCCTAAAATCCATGAATGTTGGGGATTTAGGATTTTTTTACCATAGCAATACTGACCCTCCCGCTATAGTTGGAATCGTTAAAGTGGTTAAGGCCGCGTATCCCGACTCTTTTGCATTCGATTCAAGGAGCCGATATTTCGATCCGCGTAGTGCTCCGGATTCGCCCCGTTGGTTTCTGGTGGATGTCCAGTTTGTCAAAAAGTTTCCTCAGGCCTTGCAACTGGAACAGTTGCGGGCCGTTAAGGGATTAGAAAAAATGGAACTGCTTCGTAAAGGTTCCAGGCTCTCGATTCAACCGGTGCGTCCGGATGAATGGCAACGGGTGTTGGATTGTGTTCAAAACAATAATAACCATTCGCCCACCCCAAAGTAG